In the Synechococcus sp. Nb3U1 genome, one interval contains:
- the hpsA gene encoding hormogonium polysaccharide biosynthesis protein HpsA, whose amino-acid sequence MPAPSTLLLKLTLRLLGSLKARVDKSKIRQRGFVLPIAILIVLVLSLVTVGLLTRSTQRSVQTQVERAGQTVSRQLNAAIDRARAKIEFLVRDPRLPNSAPTDAQLSSALINDGVLIPENTNNPYILPDENQFVITTDIQVEDPNNPGEFLNVPVRAPAWWFLVDTDNNGINDSTTVYTILSTRRAAGNDFEDNLTDTERARRLMIRSGPLQGAALEGCNDSPTAQTVNPNVGDWFQLGSALYKPFQVYAVTLPIQGADSTTRAISALQFQQDRRRDVLNKWGAFSRGDMEFYNTPGYNWNGAIYAGGSLFYRYNASTLFRAFTISSEGSCFYLPVDNSEIKTFGELVAGAIGFAGQAASDNIRFDAHPGFIGVVPGFFPSLNNQNFDSVANSAEPENVALDPLELYLFGRNRNRGTYAQDQASWNTSPVNSKRSPAAGNPGRVEAGGFAFGGSQVCPPYVDDVYRADSRFGPKASYDRPPTTPDPVTGCDVDTFAETFGQTAGALIGGGAVNNQGESLTTDNPPPGALTEVGLDGYWERRSRLEGLRVIVGQRLELTRTDSLPLPLVPTPANADDPSNLQPIFISNEARQRLTLRDNPASVQATAIYHYSQNDGRFPVACLATVAHPGSVDSLRRASTFPTGNQATQLGINFFTGQGTNTWEYDPAPMQARLESGTPLWNALTNLANFAGDPQGAFPPTQEPGRIHPDPFMTAFGNFSELRRIIDSGVAYANLSLADQTTVQTAGCMLGMLADNIIRIENAAAAGDGSAQRLLSEINDSRNGLPINNGSHRFYLPLRYIFPTASFDQTDALEQQRRAAYSFLPATVSYLAVTDLAQVALTPRAGINNWALPHAQQNCPDGSAGIEPGPNSNQFDLIRIGTQCHRVPFKDSVFYDGREAMAVRNLNIDLALITNNVDGQSNGLISGDTWLPSGIPVAGQPDREGGILYAFREDALREDAIARPALGGFAGYLANWQASTANGVLGSTGVMNAGQPGRGVANGQTVWDPPISNVAPDNTGLSPKPVDYFADPDRRPYGFRLRNGAVLRRGGLDADEAVFGMSFISDNPVYIQGNFNLHQDANGNRLEEFDELLTFGGDGLYNNFYGREREDENPNFARAVGDLWRATDVLGDSVNILSANFCDGSIEDGFIQDGTLNGGGSNFVADRDYQSGRASSPRRNQYYGCTEPNLGANTSFINQALVRRGNNWPANDPNDIEAGVRRFDNTNGVQELGLNTTRPGHPEVFSRDTVTTSFDGTNDNSLGLGNGRGGGINRNLRPTDPGYASFGTRISALGHPVVDTSRWLQVAAQGRCPIPNGSGLLAEYYNGWLTNPASSATLYNRATSFTGAGSTTSALMTVPGVNLGYLRAVRWPDTVYRAQGVPDAINTQACDLTGTNNNGNWGCIKDAVVAGNTTASVGPFARSGGAFPNWGGFQFVFGNINSLDSNSPFKRRLYNNVACNGSLLDGLNPLCLNTDAGRFFWIPSCTETESLPSVPLAGFDDAADIAPDITDPGQFNFLRSCWRRRNVSGTGNQQGNNFFVVRWVGELFPVFPGQVDYRVTTDDGVRFSIRSNPDYYANPANDLTVPTITVSTQESWGGPTEQTISPTLQCSPNPNQSPYLIEVQMNENTGNAFARLSTRPKGAPDSSLEFYDLRYLKPVKPVNFPCVPNPVDKLTFNDPPLKNQARCTTDCITITLKNTTPACPEAPDRCGQVLTGEITKQTICPDPKDPNNKIWTTPNSVTCNIINNWGNFSNWEPPCTVANGGTKVTQTRSRKGVTTCKDTPISETQTQNVTCPPVCNYTNFSDWSPACPTLACDETLDINQTRTRTLIAGTSSPQGCKPTDTESKPITCYGPPCGPKVFAPPGYNPNSPFGTPNTVASRPSTIELRPVWEVEADPDPETISVASVQVPEVASAATLHIQSDANQLTQGSEQPSFKWPSLGQVVGSVFDWVFGEPAYAARRGIPTGLPTAISNPQRDPGIRPAEKPAQPLPSPLAGKGTDARAIQLRSTFMGCPEDTPSGIDGGFWVPGVFRPNFNTTFKYTGYTGDSRPSTLRFDDLNGDDQLNYLDANANGVFDAGDTLETIIDRDPLFAYNFNGNLKANNFPNLSNPVDIHPQMRLNPYARVRDNNDQSYNNPAGSNITYLDGYYVDDVGPDDAIRNGLCFYVRGNGVGGQAEIQIDRNGNSDGGLAWVAVEALTLDLNANSTGFGGTNPILGVVLDEVSRRPIPIPLYQGLTTEPRRRDNTGATNYQLQPAVESRVNTIAISGIVPSRQLQPNGGIPNFLRLNELWTGQNLFFSGSMIQLNYSTYSTGPFLQQSFEPPDRVTPDAAGVQGFDYYFPPNRRFGYDVGLQIARRFSPVSARFQFPSNTRTEFLRELDPQDPYVRRLRCALQDQTGVTLEGAAQIGGCGEFN is encoded by the coding sequence ATGCCTGCTCCTTCCACCCTGCTGCTCAAGCTCACCCTGCGGTTGCTCGGATCTTTGAAGGCGCGGGTGGACAAATCCAAAATTCGGCAGCGGGGCTTTGTCTTGCCGATTGCGATTTTAATTGTCCTTGTGCTGAGCTTGGTGACAGTCGGGCTATTGACCCGCTCTACTCAGCGAAGCGTACAAACCCAAGTTGAACGGGCTGGCCAAACCGTTAGTCGCCAGCTCAATGCAGCCATTGACCGAGCTAGGGCCAAAATCGAATTCTTAGTGCGAGACCCTCGCCTACCCAATAGTGCCCCCACCGATGCTCAGCTTTCTTCCGCGTTGATCAACGACGGGGTTCTCATTCCCGAAAACACAAATAATCCTTATATTCTGCCGGATGAGAACCAATTTGTAATTACTACAGACATTCAGGTGGAGGATCCTAACAATCCCGGAGAATTCTTGAATGTGCCGGTACGAGCACCTGCTTGGTGGTTTTTGGTGGATACCGACAACAATGGCATCAATGACTCTACAACAGTTTATACAATTCTGAGTACTCGCCGAGCGGCAGGCAATGATTTTGAAGATAACCTAACTGACACAGAACGAGCACGCCGCTTAATGATTCGCAGCGGGCCACTGCAAGGGGCGGCCCTAGAGGGGTGTAACGATAGCCCAACGGCCCAAACCGTCAACCCCAACGTAGGGGATTGGTTCCAGCTGGGCTCTGCCTTGTACAAGCCTTTTCAGGTTTATGCAGTCACTCTACCGATTCAAGGTGCTGATTCCACAACTCGCGCTATTTCCGCTTTGCAATTCCAGCAGGATCGGCGGCGGGATGTGTTGAACAAGTGGGGAGCCTTTAGCCGGGGAGATATGGAGTTTTACAACACTCCTGGCTATAACTGGAACGGAGCGATCTACGCTGGCGGCAGCCTTTTCTATCGCTACAACGCCAGTACCTTGTTCCGGGCTTTTACCATTAGCTCGGAGGGATCCTGTTTCTACCTACCTGTAGATAACTCCGAAATTAAAACCTTCGGAGAACTGGTGGCTGGAGCCATTGGCTTTGCCGGACAAGCAGCCAGTGATAATATCCGCTTTGATGCCCATCCCGGATTCATTGGTGTTGTACCTGGATTCTTCCCCAGTTTGAACAACCAGAATTTCGACTCTGTTGCCAACAGTGCCGAACCGGAAAACGTAGCCCTAGATCCTCTGGAATTGTACCTGTTTGGCCGTAATCGTAACCGAGGCACTTATGCCCAGGATCAGGCAAGTTGGAATACTTCCCCAGTGAACTCGAAGCGATCTCCGGCAGCTGGGAATCCAGGTCGAGTAGAAGCTGGGGGATTCGCATTCGGGGGGAGCCAGGTATGTCCTCCTTACGTGGATGATGTCTATCGAGCGGATAGTCGCTTTGGCCCCAAAGCCAGCTATGATCGCCCTCCCACTACGCCAGATCCGGTTACAGGTTGTGATGTGGATACCTTTGCCGAAACCTTTGGGCAAACTGCTGGTGCCCTAATTGGGGGAGGAGCAGTCAATAACCAAGGGGAATCCCTAACAACCGATAATCCACCTCCAGGGGCATTAACGGAAGTCGGGTTGGATGGCTATTGGGAACGCCGCTCTCGTCTAGAGGGTTTACGAGTCATAGTTGGGCAACGGCTGGAACTCACTCGGACAGATTCTTTGCCTCTACCTTTGGTGCCTACCCCTGCTAATGCTGATGATCCCAGCAACTTGCAGCCTATTTTCATCAGCAACGAAGCTCGCCAGCGCTTAACCCTAAGGGATAACCCCGCATCTGTACAGGCTACAGCGATTTATCACTATAGCCAAAATGACGGTCGCTTCCCGGTGGCCTGCCTAGCCACAGTGGCACATCCTGGATCCGTAGATAGTTTGAGGAGGGCTTCTACTTTTCCTACGGGCAACCAAGCCACCCAGCTGGGGATTAACTTCTTTACGGGGCAGGGCACCAACACCTGGGAATATGATCCGGCTCCGATGCAGGCTCGTCTTGAGTCGGGTACTCCTCTTTGGAATGCGCTGACTAACCTAGCCAATTTCGCCGGGGATCCACAGGGGGCTTTTCCTCCTACTCAAGAGCCAGGACGGATTCACCCAGATCCGTTTATGACGGCTTTCGGGAATTTCTCCGAGTTACGACGGATTATTGACAGTGGCGTAGCCTATGCCAACCTGAGCTTGGCCGATCAAACCACAGTTCAGACAGCGGGTTGTATGTTGGGGATGCTAGCGGATAACATTATCCGCATTGAAAATGCCGCCGCCGCTGGAGATGGCTCTGCCCAGCGCCTACTGAGTGAAATCAACGATAGCCGTAATGGATTGCCGATCAATAATGGCAGTCACCGCTTTTATCTGCCGTTACGCTATATTTTCCCGACGGCTAGCTTTGATCAAACGGATGCTTTGGAGCAGCAGCGGCGTGCGGCCTACAGCTTCTTGCCAGCTACAGTGAGCTACCTGGCTGTCACCGATTTGGCTCAGGTGGCTCTTACGCCTCGCGCCGGAATTAACAACTGGGCATTGCCCCATGCACAACAGAATTGCCCTGATGGATCGGCTGGCATTGAGCCTGGCCCCAACAGCAACCAGTTTGATCTAATCCGGATTGGTACGCAATGTCATCGAGTGCCCTTCAAGGATTCCGTCTTTTATGACGGTCGGGAGGCGATGGCGGTTCGCAACTTGAATATTGATTTGGCTTTGATTACGAACAATGTCGATGGTCAGTCGAATGGCTTAATAAGCGGAGATACCTGGCTACCCTCTGGGATCCCTGTTGCAGGTCAACCGGATCGAGAAGGGGGGATTCTTTATGCCTTCCGGGAAGATGCTCTTCGGGAAGATGCCATTGCTCGCCCAGCCTTGGGTGGTTTTGCCGGGTATTTGGCGAATTGGCAAGCCAGCACTGCCAATGGGGTGCTGGGTAGTACTGGGGTGATGAATGCTGGGCAGCCTGGTCGAGGGGTGGCCAACGGACAAACCGTTTGGGATCCCCCTATTTCCAACGTGGCTCCTGATAATACGGGCTTGAGCCCCAAACCTGTAGATTACTTTGCTGATCCGGATCGACGACCCTATGGGTTCCGGCTACGGAATGGGGCGGTGCTGCGTCGGGGAGGCTTGGATGCGGATGAAGCTGTATTTGGGATGTCCTTTATTTCCGATAATCCCGTTTACATTCAGGGTAACTTTAACCTGCACCAAGATGCCAATGGGAATCGCCTAGAAGAATTTGACGAATTGCTTACTTTTGGTGGGGATGGCCTCTACAACAATTTCTACGGGCGGGAACGGGAAGACGAGAATCCTAACTTTGCTCGCGCTGTCGGGGACTTATGGCGAGCCACCGATGTGCTAGGCGACTCGGTGAATATCCTCTCAGCCAATTTCTGCGATGGCAGCATCGAAGATGGGTTTATCCAAGACGGCACCCTGAATGGGGGTGGATCCAACTTTGTTGCAGATCGCGATTATCAGAGTGGGCGGGCTTCTTCTCCTCGGCGCAACCAATACTATGGCTGTACTGAGCCGAACTTAGGCGCCAATACCTCCTTTATTAACCAAGCCCTGGTACGGCGGGGGAACAACTGGCCAGCCAATGACCCCAACGATATAGAAGCTGGGGTGCGGCGGTTTGATAACACCAATGGCGTGCAGGAACTGGGACTCAATACTACCCGGCCTGGGCATCCAGAGGTGTTCTCCCGCGATACGGTGACCACCAGCTTCGATGGCACCAACGATAATTCCCTAGGCTTGGGTAACGGGCGAGGTGGTGGTATCAACCGCAATTTGCGACCCACAGATCCGGGATATGCATCTTTTGGCACTCGCATTTCCGCCTTGGGTCATCCGGTGGTGGATACTTCCCGTTGGCTGCAAGTTGCTGCTCAAGGCCGTTGCCCCATACCCAATGGTTCTGGATTGTTGGCGGAATACTACAATGGCTGGTTAACCAATCCTGCCTCCAGCGCTACTCTCTACAATCGGGCTACTTCTTTTACCGGGGCAGGTTCAACCACATCCGCTTTGATGACTGTTCCCGGCGTGAACTTGGGCTATCTCAGGGCAGTTCGTTGGCCAGATACGGTATATCGTGCCCAGGGGGTACCCGATGCTATTAATACGCAAGCGTGCGACCTGACTGGAACAAATAATAATGGAAACTGGGGTTGTATTAAAGATGCTGTTGTTGCCGGAAACACTACAGCTTCAGTAGGCCCCTTTGCTCGTAGCGGTGGCGCCTTCCCTAATTGGGGGGGCTTCCAGTTCGTCTTTGGGAATATCAACAGTCTTGATTCTAACTCCCCCTTCAAGCGGCGGCTCTACAACAATGTGGCCTGTAATGGTAGCCTTCTCGATGGTCTTAATCCGCTGTGTCTCAATACTGATGCTGGGCGCTTCTTCTGGATCCCTTCTTGTACTGAAACTGAGAGTTTGCCCTCTGTGCCTCTTGCGGGTTTTGATGACGCTGCAGATATTGCTCCTGACATTACAGATCCAGGTCAATTTAACTTCTTGCGGTCTTGCTGGCGCAGAAGAAACGTTTCTGGCACTGGCAACCAGCAGGGGAACAACTTCTTTGTCGTGCGTTGGGTCGGTGAACTGTTCCCGGTCTTTCCAGGACAGGTAGATTATCGCGTCACTACCGATGATGGGGTGCGGTTCTCCATCCGCAGTAACCCAGACTACTACGCCAACCCCGCCAACGATCTAACGGTTCCGACCATCACGGTATCCACCCAAGAGAGCTGGGGAGGGCCCACCGAACAAACCATATCCCCAACGTTGCAGTGTTCTCCTAACCCTAACCAATCTCCATATTTGATCGAAGTGCAAATGAATGAGAACACAGGCAATGCCTTTGCTAGGCTTTCGACTCGGCCCAAGGGAGCGCCAGATTCATCCTTAGAGTTTTATGATCTGCGCTACCTCAAACCTGTTAAGCCTGTTAACTTCCCGTGTGTTCCTAATCCAGTAGATAAGCTTACTTTTAATGATCCGCCCCTAAAAAACCAGGCCCGTTGCACCACTGATTGCATCACTATTACCCTAAAGAACACAACTCCCGCCTGTCCGGAAGCTCCTGACCGTTGTGGTCAAGTCTTGACTGGAGAGATTACCAAGCAAACAATTTGCCCTGATCCGAAGGATCCCAACAACAAAATTTGGACTACACCAAACTCTGTCACTTGTAACATTATAAACAACTGGGGCAACTTCAGCAATTGGGAGCCGCCTTGTACTGTTGCTAATGGTGGCACCAAGGTTACTCAAACTCGTTCGAGAAAAGGTGTAACCACCTGTAAAGACACTCCAATTAGCGAAACCCAAACTCAAAACGTGACCTGTCCGCCAGTGTGTAACTACACTAATTTTTCGGATTGGTCGCCTGCTTGTCCAACCTTGGCTTGCGATGAAACCCTAGATATCAACCAAACCAGAACAAGGACTCTGATTGCTGGTACCAGTTCTCCTCAGGGTTGTAAACCCACTGATACTGAATCTAAACCTATCACTTGCTATGGCCCACCCTGTGGTCCGAAGGTATTTGCCCCTCCGGGATACAATCCCAATTCGCCTTTTGGCACTCCCAATACGGTAGCTAGCCGTCCTTCTACCATTGAGCTGCGGCCCGTTTGGGAAGTAGAAGCTGATCCAGATCCGGAGACGATTTCTGTTGCTTCTGTGCAGGTGCCTGAGGTTGCTTCTGCCGCAACACTTCATATTCAGTCTGATGCCAATCAACTGACTCAAGGCTCTGAACAACCCTCCTTCAAGTGGCCTTCTTTGGGGCAAGTGGTGGGTTCTGTGTTCGACTGGGTCTTTGGCGAACCTGCCTATGCTGCCCGCCGTGGCATTCCGACAGGACTACCTACTGCAATCTCTAATCCGCAACGGGATCCAGGGATCCGTCCGGCAGAAAAGCCTGCCCAGCCCTTACCTTCTCCTTTAGCAGGAAAGGGTACAGATGCCAGAGCTATTCAGTTGCGCAGTACCTTTATGGGTTGCCCTGAGGATACACCCAGCGGCATTGATGGTGGCTTTTGGGTTCCGGGCGTATTCCGGCCTAACTTTAATACCACCTTTAAGTACACGGGCTACACAGGCGATAGCCGCCCCAGCACCCTACGGTTTGATGACCTCAACGGGGATGATCAGCTCAACTACTTAGATGCCAATGCTAACGGTGTGTTTGACGCTGGCGATACTTTGGAAACCATCATTGATCGGGATCCGCTTTTTGCTTATAACTTTAATGGCAATTTGAAAGCCAATAACTTCCCAAATCTCAGCAACCCGGTGGATATCCACCCGCAAATGCGCCTCAACCCCTACGCACGAGTTCGGGATAACAACGACCAGAGCTATAACAATCCTGCCGGGAGCAACATCACCTACCTAGATGGATATTATGTGGATGATGTGGGGCCAGATGATGCCATCCGTAACGGGCTGTGCTTCTATGTGCGGGGGAATGGTGTAGGTGGCCAGGCAGAGATCCAGATCGACCGGAATGGCAACAGTGATGGTGGCTTGGCTTGGGTAGCTGTAGAAGCTCTGACGCTTGACCTCAATGCCAACTCCACAGGTTTTGGTGGTACTAACCCGATCTTGGGTGTAGTGCTTGATGAGGTGAGTCGGCGACCGATTCCAATCCCGCTATATCAAGGACTGACTACGGAGCCTCGGCGGCGAGACAATACTGGAGCCACTAACTATCAGTTGCAGCCAGCCGTGGAATCTCGAGTCAATACCATTGCTATCAGCGGTATTGTTCCTTCTCGGCAACTCCAGCCCAATGGTGGGATCCCGAACTTCCTACGATTGAATGAGCTATGGACGGGGCAAAATCTGTTCTTCAGCGGATCGATGATCCAATTGAATTACAGCACCTACTCCACTGGCCCCTTTCTACAGCAGAGCTTCGAACCCCCTGATCGGGTAACACCAGATGCAGCTGGGGTACAGGGCTTCGACTACTACTTCCCCCCCAATCGACGCTTTGGCTATGATGTCGGCTTGCAAATTGCTCGCCGTTTCAGCCCCGTATCGGCCCGATTCCAGTTTCCCTCCAATACTCGAACAGAGTTTCTAAGAGAACTGGATCCCCAAGATCCTTACGTCCGTCGGCTGCGTTGTGCATTGCAAGATCAGACAGGCGTTACCCTGGAAGGTGCCGCTCAAATCGGAGGTTGCGGGGAGTTTAATTAA
- the carA gene encoding glutamine-hydrolyzing carbamoyl-phosphate synthase small subunit, which produces MTGFLALGQEDSLKVFPWQNHHPALLVLADGTVFTGWSFGAAGTAIGEVVFNTGMTGYQEVITDPSYRGQLITFTCPELGNTGVNDLDEESALPQAKGVIARNVSRWVSSWRATQSLPEYLQHRGIPGIAGVDTRALARRLRSQGVMNGAISTEILDPQVLLEQVQAAPSMQGLSLVAEVTTPQPYEWLEPTPADWDYGRSQGLPVPAPPLRVVALDFGIKRNILRRLTRYGCRVMVLPADATPEQVLSYAPDGVFLSNGPGDPAAETQAIRTAQALLQTQKPLFGICLGHQILNLALGGSTFKLKFGHRGLNHPCGLEQQVEITSQNHGFAVDADSIPAELAQISHLNLNDRTVAGIRHRQLPLFSVQYHPEASPGPHDADYLFQEFVELMLKHRSRSEAQ; this is translated from the coding sequence ATGACTGGTTTCTTGGCGCTTGGGCAGGAAGACAGCCTCAAAGTGTTTCCTTGGCAAAATCATCACCCTGCTCTGCTGGTGTTAGCGGATGGCACCGTCTTTACAGGTTGGTCTTTTGGGGCGGCGGGTACCGCCATTGGTGAGGTGGTCTTCAACACGGGCATGACCGGCTACCAAGAGGTGATTACGGATCCCAGCTACCGGGGCCAACTGATCACTTTTACCTGCCCGGAATTGGGCAATACCGGTGTGAACGACCTGGATGAAGAGTCGGCGCTGCCCCAGGCTAAGGGGGTGATTGCTCGCAATGTATCCCGATGGGTCAGCTCTTGGCGAGCCACCCAGAGTCTGCCGGAGTATCTGCAACATCGCGGGATCCCGGGAATTGCTGGTGTGGATACCCGCGCTTTAGCCCGGCGGCTGCGTTCCCAAGGGGTGATGAACGGGGCGATTTCCACCGAGATTTTGGATCCGCAGGTGTTGCTGGAGCAAGTTCAGGCGGCGCCTTCTATGCAGGGGCTGAGCTTGGTAGCGGAGGTAACCACTCCTCAGCCCTACGAGTGGCTGGAACCCACCCCCGCTGACTGGGATTATGGGCGGAGCCAAGGGCTCCCTGTGCCGGCTCCACCGTTGCGAGTGGTGGCTCTGGATTTTGGCATTAAGCGGAATATCCTGCGGCGTTTGACCCGTTATGGCTGTCGGGTGATGGTGTTGCCGGCGGATGCTACGCCGGAGCAGGTGCTCAGCTACGCGCCGGATGGGGTGTTTCTTTCCAATGGGCCAGGGGATCCCGCTGCAGAAACTCAGGCCATTCGTACCGCCCAAGCGCTGCTGCAAACCCAAAAACCCCTGTTTGGCATTTGTCTGGGCCATCAGATCCTCAATTTGGCCCTAGGGGGATCCACTTTTAAGCTCAAATTTGGCCATCGCGGGCTGAACCATCCCTGTGGGTTGGAGCAGCAAGTGGAGATCACTAGCCAAAATCACGGCTTTGCAGTAGATGCCGATTCCATTCCGGCTGAGTTGGCGCAGATCAGCCATTTGAACCTGAACGACCGCACCGTGGCCGGGATCCGACACCGGCAGTTGCCCCTGTTTTCGGTGCAGTATCACCCGGAGGCTAGCCCTGGCCCCCATGATGCCGATTACCTGTTTCAGGAGTTTGTGGAGTTGATGCTGAAGCATCGTTCCCGGTCTGAGGCTCAGTGA
- a CDS encoding GspH/FimT family pseudopilin, with the protein MFAPIKMSSLCRTARVRGFTLTELLAIIVIVGILAVIAIPSGINIWARIQLDDAQNRVERALRTARSNARASLQGRAWVVAVDNSDPNVPTLVIEDENALCDEPISCQRVRLNNYVTVTNNFGGGRAVFDSEGRARSLGRFVVSSTYSQGENRCVVVSTLLGSIRKDNNPACAGEMDTEEAS; encoded by the coding sequence ATGTTTGCACCTATCAAGATGTCTAGCCTGTGTCGAACTGCTCGCGTAAGAGGCTTCACTTTAACTGAGCTTTTGGCCATCATTGTTATCGTCGGTATCTTGGCTGTCATTGCTATTCCCTCTGGAATCAACATATGGGCCCGGATCCAGCTCGATGATGCTCAGAACCGAGTGGAGCGAGCTTTGCGAACGGCTCGCAGCAATGCAAGAGCATCGCTACAGGGTAGAGCATGGGTGGTTGCTGTTGACAATTCTGATCCCAACGTACCGACACTTGTTATTGAAGATGAGAATGCCCTTTGTGATGAGCCTATCTCTTGCCAGCGAGTTCGCCTCAACAATTATGTAACAGTCACCAATAACTTTGGTGGTGGAAGAGCTGTTTTTGACTCTGAGGGTAGGGCTCGTTCCTTGGGCCGCTTTGTTGTCAGTAGCACCTACTCGCAAGGTGAAAATCGCTGTGTTGTGGTCAGTACGTTGCTTGGCTCTATTCGCAAGGATAACAACCCAGCTTGTGCCGGTGAAATGGATACGGAAGAGGCTAGTTAG
- a CDS encoding prepilin-type N-terminal cleavage/methylation domain-containing protein codes for MLKVFRQRTSRNWGFTLIELLVAALMASIFLLATGSIVIQTMRVDREETGRTQVQAELTQVMQYIQQDLAEALYIYNDAEPPSGDGIPDLIENLYDPGWIRRPAGSVPVVAFWRLNPIPQGCYQAGATLQQIREGRVNLKEQPTGINDPDWENIRRRRNVYSLVVYYLRRNYNNTGNLADGSTTPWEGNARIVRFELRPFDNNCTQRSEYFTQDPDPFLAGFLSWPSTDPPQTQVATADATAPGAPRVLTLAANIFSSRQGSPQVAPACPQGYVFGGGKPAAVTFSGLDNGQNDSSFYVCVRRSASANLPQDVFINLTATSMERSNPGLFRRYIQNATSVDAEQVSRYLTTMQTQVLSRGVFNRQA; via the coding sequence ATGTTAAAAGTCTTTCGCCAGAGAACTAGCCGAAATTGGGGCTTCACCCTGATTGAATTACTCGTTGCTGCTTTGATGGCTTCGATATTTCTTTTGGCAACTGGCAGCATCGTCATTCAAACCATGCGTGTCGATCGGGAAGAAACAGGGCGCACTCAGGTGCAAGCTGAATTAACCCAAGTTATGCAATATATTCAGCAAGACCTAGCGGAAGCCCTCTACATTTACAACGATGCAGAACCTCCGAGTGGAGATGGGATCCCGGATTTAATCGAGAACCTCTATGATCCAGGCTGGATTAGACGTCCAGCAGGTAGTGTGCCAGTGGTTGCCTTTTGGCGGCTGAATCCTATTCCTCAAGGTTGCTACCAGGCTGGAGCAACTCTGCAACAAATCCGGGAAGGTCGCGTTAATCTTAAGGAACAGCCGACTGGCATTAACGATCCAGACTGGGAAAATATCCGCCGCCGCCGCAACGTCTATAGCTTGGTGGTCTATTACTTGCGGCGCAACTACAACAACACTGGTAACTTGGCTGATGGCTCAACCACTCCTTGGGAGGGTAATGCCCGCATTGTTCGTTTCGAGTTAAGACCTTTTGACAACAACTGTACACAGCGCAGTGAGTATTTTACACAAGATCCTGATCCATTCTTAGCTGGCTTCTTGAGCTGGCCTTCTACCGATCCACCCCAAACACAGGTCGCTACTGCTGATGCCACTGCTCCTGGTGCGCCACGAGTTTTAACGTTGGCTGCCAACATTTTTAGTAGCCGCCAAGGGAGTCCACAGGTTGCGCCGGCTTGTCCTCAGGGCTACGTATTTGGAGGAGGGAAGCCTGCAGCCGTTACATTTAGTGGTCTTGATAATGGCCAAAATGATTCGAGCTTTTATGTCTGTGTTCGCCGAAGCGCGTCAGCGAACCTACCTCAAGATGTTTTTATCAACCTCACTGCAACGTCTATGGAGCGCTCAAATCCTGGCCTGTTCCGGCGATATATTCAGAACGCAACCAGTGTTGATGCTGAGCAGGTTTCTCGATACTTGACAACGATGCAAACTCAGGTTTTGTCTCGCGGTGTGTTTAATCGGCAAGCCTGA
- a CDS encoding prepilin-type N-terminal cleavage/methylation domain-containing protein, which yields MAQHMGWQSFHRRWQSGGFSLIEVLASVIIVAIAMAALAPALTLVAYRRAMSERVEVASQLAQAEIDRIRTLVDLEVAPNPSAFQDPFLQAQLLASLPAIGADPLENTSPPADMDNDGGDYSIRLAQVQLPGRNPEEYVIQSFRNAGADCISRRDNTVIAGVPCTFLMGVRVYHRFSFDQGSRQALPGLRTETVSANQNLANADVWLYPMAGSIVEINLAADLGDVCRGILAVTADPTGNCDAFPLPNP from the coding sequence ATGGCTCAGCATATGGGTTGGCAAAGCTTCCACCGCCGGTGGCAGTCAGGCGGGTTCTCCTTAATTGAGGTGTTGGCCTCTGTGATCATCGTGGCTATCGCTATGGCGGCTCTTGCCCCTGCACTGACCCTAGTGGCCTATCGTCGGGCGATGTCAGAGCGAGTGGAAGTAGCCAGTCAATTGGCACAGGCGGAGATCGACCGGATCCGCACTCTAGTTGACTTGGAGGTAGCGCCTAATCCCAGTGCCTTTCAAGACCCTTTTCTTCAAGCACAATTGCTCGCAAGTTTGCCAGCAATAGGTGCTGACCCTTTGGAAAACACCTCACCTCCAGCAGATATGGACAACGATGGAGGAGACTACTCCATTCGACTGGCTCAAGTTCAGTTACCGGGTCGTAATCCCGAAGAATACGTCATTCAGAGCTTCCGAAATGCTGGAGCAGACTGCATCAGTCGCCGAGATAATACGGTCATTGCTGGAGTACCCTGCACCTTCTTGATGGGGGTGCGGGTTTATCATCGCTTCTCGTTTGATCAGGGTAGCCGTCAAGCTCTCCCTGGATTGAGAACGGAAACCGTTTCTGCCAACCAAAACCTAGCCAATGCAGATGTGTGGCTATATCCTATGGCAGGTTCGATTGTTGAAATCAATTTGGCAGCCGATTTAGGTGATGTTTGCCGAGGCATTTTGGCAGTGACAGCAGACCCCACTGGCAATTGTGATGCATTCCCTTTGCCTAACCCTTGA